A section of the Alkalihalobacillus sp. LMS39 genome encodes:
- a CDS encoding potassium channel family protein — protein MLFIFDIMKTVVKVRNLTIILVTILFITSSSFIVYWIEPETFQTPFIAFWYVMTTITTTGYGDYVPETVLGKVYALILYIFGILLLGIVIGKMVEAVSLYRRLKEEGRLSYKGVGHYVIIGWTNKSQRTINELFLAKEHATIVLIDTLKKSPTERDRIVYIQGDATEREILHKANILHCDAVLVFAPDTIDDPISIDGRSLLIVSTIERLATEKNKEIYTIVEIVREKHTLNFKHAKVDEFVLSNEAFSDLMAKSALHKGSTKIFMQLLSREHGDNVWELKKSSKWSTYRDAYTDLQKRGANLISNRKDFGIIRRLDEKVPDDAKLYVICDEETYEKISAEI, from the coding sequence ATGTTATTTATCTTTGATATTATGAAGACAGTCGTAAAAGTAAGAAATTTAACGATTATCCTCGTCACAATCCTGTTTATTACTAGCAGTTCATTTATTGTATATTGGATTGAACCTGAAACGTTTCAAACTCCTTTTATTGCTTTTTGGTATGTCATGACAACAATAACGACAACAGGATACGGTGATTATGTGCCAGAGACCGTTCTTGGTAAAGTGTATGCTCTTATTCTTTATATATTTGGCATTTTATTATTAGGGATTGTTATTGGAAAAATGGTGGAGGCGGTAAGTTTATATCGGCGTTTAAAGGAGGAAGGAAGGTTGAGTTATAAAGGAGTTGGACATTATGTCATTATCGGGTGGACAAATAAATCACAACGAACGATAAATGAACTTTTTCTAGCGAAAGAACATGCTACGATTGTGCTAATCGATACATTAAAAAAATCACCAACGGAACGAGATAGAATCGTGTATATTCAAGGAGATGCAACAGAACGGGAAATTTTACACAAAGCAAATATATTACATTGTGACGCAGTATTAGTGTTTGCTCCCGATACGATTGACGACCCTATCTCAATTGATGGACGTTCACTTTTAATCGTATCGACAATAGAAAGATTAGCAACAGAGAAAAATAAAGAGATTTATACGATTGTCGAAATTGTTAGGGAAAAACACACATTAAATTTTAAACATGCCAAAGTAGATGAATTTGTATTATCAAATGAAGCATTCTCTGACTTAATGGCAAAGTCTGCTTTGCATAAAGGTTCAACTAAAATTTTTATGCAATTATTAAGTAGAGAACATGGAGATAATGTTTGGGAGTTGAAAAAAAGTTCAAAATGGAGTACTTATCGAGATGCGTATACAGATTTGCAAAAACGTGGAGCCAATTTGATTTCAAATCGTAAAGACTTTGGTATTATCCGGCGTTTGGATGAAAAAGTACCCGATGATGCTAAGTTGTATGTGATTTGTGATGAAGAAACATATGAAAAAATAAGTGCAGAGATTTAA
- a CDS encoding phosphotransferase has translation MEKEIEILFTEKIINEAVDRFQLKKDSLKKLGSFENYVYECIKDDNSYILRFTHSSHRSKAQIESELDWVNFLKEKNAPVCGPLRSSSGCFVEEIQATDGSSFFSCLFEKAQGSPVKVTDEQFNEKLFHQWGKSIGRLHTLTEHYTLPDHIQKRHELIVGFDTEFAPYLPSDKVIQKNAQDVIAQLNNIPKTEKTFGLIHTDLHLGNFFYDGETMYLFDFDDCGYHYLLSDIAIAIYYTCWFNDNTDEENTNLIHQFIPAFISGYREEHSFLAEDLRLLPLFFHLRDLELLGVLHKKWDVSALNEKQQKLLDDLYSRVKNQTPIVQFDIEAMVVHLHS, from the coding sequence ATGGAAAAAGAAATTGAGATTTTATTTACAGAAAAAATCATAAATGAAGCAGTTGATCGCTTTCAGCTAAAGAAAGACTCATTAAAAAAACTAGGTTCATTCGAAAACTATGTGTATGAATGTATAAAAGACGACAACTCATACATATTGCGCTTTACACACAGTAGCCATCGCTCAAAAGCACAAATTGAGTCTGAATTAGATTGGGTTAATTTTTTGAAGGAAAAGAATGCACCTGTTTGTGGACCATTACGCTCATCCTCTGGCTGTTTCGTTGAAGAAATTCAAGCAACGGATGGAAGTTCTTTTTTCTCCTGTTTATTTGAAAAAGCACAAGGCTCTCCTGTTAAAGTAACCGATGAGCAGTTTAACGAAAAACTATTTCACCAATGGGGAAAATCGATTGGGCGTCTCCACACCTTAACTGAACATTATACGTTACCAGACCATATTCAAAAAAGGCATGAGCTTATAGTTGGATTCGATACTGAATTTGCACCGTACCTTCCATCTGATAAGGTGATTCAAAAAAATGCTCAAGACGTAATCGCGCAACTTAATAACATTCCAAAAACAGAAAAGACGTTTGGGTTAATTCATACTGATCTTCATTTAGGAAATTTCTTTTATGACGGGGAAACAATGTATTTGTTCGATTTCGATGATTGTGGCTATCATTATTTATTAAGTGATATTGCCATCGCCATTTATTACACATGTTGGTTCAATGATAACACGGACGAGGAAAATACAAACTTGATTCATCAATTTATCCCCGCTTTTATTTCTGGATATCGAGAAGAACATTCTTTCTTAGCAGAGGACCTACGTTTACTGCCACTCTTTTTTCATTTGCGAGACTTAGAGTTACTAGGTGTACTTCACAAGAAATGGGATGTGTCTGCTTTAAATGAAAAACAACAAAAGTTACTTGACGATTTGTATAGCCGAGTAAAAAATCAAACCCCTATTGTACAATTTGATATTGAGGCAATGGTCGTTCATTTACATTCTTAA
- a CDS encoding helix-turn-helix domain-containing protein, which translates to MNQNMFTSLQDVVDYINDYLKCPVTIEDGGHRLLAYSKHDIKTDPARIETIVTRQVPQKVIHRLWGNGIIQQLNESHEPIRIDSIDDVGLGNRIAISIRHQQEVLGYIWIIEFENVIRPEGLVFISEVREAVKTFLLQIREKQKEKVKGLQQFFLQLLNEHLPTEKEIENVSTMLNRKFPTKWNVVVFRFQEVIGKQIEKQLIYYFQSTHSVNVVFSFSRQEELIVFLNGEKCDDDVITGFIEETSSTISQRFSINVEAGIGQTYHRIEHVSKSYAEAVEVIRLKTMFQTELQDCYRYQSLGIYKYLDVIIEKKKHESSPPMPLVQLLEYDKKNQTELILSLEAFLTKDCNVNEAAKLLHIHPNTLTYRIKRIVEITKIDLRNPNEKLSLYLELKLLRYSG; encoded by the coding sequence ATGAATCAAAATATGTTTACATCTTTACAAGATGTGGTTGATTATATAAATGACTATTTAAAATGTCCTGTTACAATTGAAGATGGTGGCCACCGACTGTTAGCCTACAGCAAACATGATATCAAAACAGACCCCGCAAGAATTGAGACGATTGTAACGCGCCAAGTTCCACAAAAAGTCATTCATCGCCTTTGGGGAAATGGAATCATTCAGCAATTAAACGAAAGTCATGAGCCGATTCGAATTGATTCAATTGATGACGTTGGATTAGGAAACCGAATTGCCATTTCGATTAGACACCAGCAAGAAGTGCTAGGGTATATTTGGATTATCGAGTTTGAGAATGTAATTCGTCCAGAGGGGCTTGTGTTTATTAGTGAAGTACGAGAAGCTGTGAAAACATTTCTCTTACAAATACGTGAAAAGCAAAAAGAAAAAGTAAAAGGTTTACAACAGTTTTTTCTTCAACTATTAAATGAACATCTTCCAACAGAAAAAGAAATAGAAAATGTATCTACGATGTTAAATCGAAAATTTCCGACAAAATGGAATGTTGTTGTTTTTCGGTTTCAAGAGGTCATAGGAAAGCAAATTGAAAAACAATTAATTTATTATTTCCAATCGACCCATTCTGTAAATGTCGTTTTTTCTTTTTCACGTCAAGAAGAGCTGATTGTCTTTTTGAATGGGGAAAAATGTGATGATGATGTCATTACCGGCTTCATTGAAGAAACGAGTTCTACCATTTCACAACGATTTTCAATAAACGTAGAAGCGGGGATAGGGCAAACATATCATCGCATTGAACACGTATCAAAAAGTTATGCAGAAGCGGTTGAAGTGATTCGTTTGAAAACGATGTTTCAAACGGAATTACAAGATTGTTATCGATACCAGTCGTTAGGAATATATAAGTATTTAGACGTGATAATTGAAAAGAAAAAACATGAAAGTTCCCCGCCGATGCCCCTTGTGCAATTATTAGAATATGATAAGAAAAACCAAACCGAACTGATTCTTTCTTTAGAAGCTTTTTTAACGAAAGATTGTAATGTAAACGAAGCTGCCAAGCTACTTCATATCCATCCAAACACGCTAACATACAGAATAAAGCGGATTGTCGAAATTACAAAAATAGATTTAAGAAATCCGAATGAAAAATTATCGTTATATTTAGAGTTAAAGCTTCTTCGATATAGTGGTTGA
- the ald gene encoding alanine dehydrogenase has translation MIIGVPKEIKNNENRVAITPAGVLTLKKAGHDVLVEKDAGVGSGFSNEAYVEAGASIIEDAKTTWEKAEMVMKVKEPLPSEYGFFRKGLILFTYLHLAAEPSLAKALVDHEVTAIAYETVEHNRTLPLLTPMSEVAGRMAAQIGAQFLEKPKGGKGILLAGVPGVKRGKVTIIGGGVVGTNAAKLAIGLGANVTIIDVNPDRLRQLDDIFGKQVTTLMSNRLNIAEAVAESDLVIGAVLIPGAKAPQLVTEEMIKTMTEGSVVVDVAIDQGGSIATIDRITTHDQPTYVKHGVVHYAVANMPGAVPRTSTIALTNVTVPYALQIANKGVVSAVLENEGLKKGVNVCAGKVTYAAVARDLGYEFVQTEEAVQTLTVQL, from the coding sequence ATGATTATTGGTGTGCCGAAAGAAATAAAAAACAATGAAAACCGTGTTGCAATTACACCAGCAGGAGTGCTTACCTTAAAAAAGGCTGGGCATGATGTGTTAGTAGAAAAGGATGCAGGTGTTGGAAGTGGTTTTTCTAACGAAGCTTATGTGGAAGCGGGAGCATCGATTATAGAAGATGCGAAAACAACGTGGGAAAAGGCCGAAATGGTGATGAAAGTGAAAGAACCTCTTCCTTCTGAATATGGGTTCTTTCGAAAAGGTTTAATTTTATTTACGTATTTACATTTAGCGGCTGAGCCATCATTAGCGAAAGCATTAGTGGATCACGAAGTAACGGCAATTGCTTATGAAACGGTTGAACATAATCGCACATTACCATTATTAACGCCAATGAGTGAAGTGGCTGGACGTATGGCAGCTCAAATTGGAGCGCAATTTTTAGAAAAGCCTAAAGGTGGGAAAGGCATTTTACTTGCTGGAGTTCCTGGTGTGAAAAGAGGAAAAGTAACAATTATCGGTGGTGGAGTTGTCGGAACAAATGCAGCAAAATTAGCGATTGGTTTAGGGGCAAACGTTACGATTATTGATGTAAATCCTGACCGTCTCCGTCAGTTAGACGATATTTTTGGTAAGCAAGTGACAACGTTAATGTCAAACCGATTAAACATTGCTGAAGCAGTTGCTGAAAGTGATTTAGTTATTGGTGCTGTATTAATTCCTGGAGCAAAAGCACCTCAACTAGTAACAGAAGAAATGATTAAAACAATGACGGAAGGATCAGTTGTTGTCGATGTTGCCATTGACCAAGGTGGTAGTATTGCGACGATTGACCGCATTACAACACATGACCAACCGACTTATGTAAAACACGGTGTTGTTCATTATGCCGTGGCAAATATGCCAGGAGCAGTTCCAAGAACATCTACGATCGCATTAACAAACGTAACAGTTCCATATGCATTGCAAATTGCCAATAAAGGTGTTGTTTCAGCTGTATTAGAAAATGAAGGGCTGAAAAAAGGTGTAAATGTTTGTGCAGGAAAAGTAACGTATGCTGCTGTCGCAAGAGATTTAGGTTATGAGTTTGTTCAAACAGAAGAAGCAGTTCAAACATTAACTGTACAATTATAA
- a CDS encoding glycerophosphodiester phosphodiesterase family protein: MTTIFAHRGYSSDYPENTMAAFKAAETTGAEGIELDVQLTKDGVPVIIHDITLERTTTGKGMVRDHTYEELHTLSAGLWFDPTFEAERIPSLSEFIEWFQQTDLIVNIELKGPAFERDQLLEAVMSQVVTAGILSRVILSSFDHHIVLQAKQKYPELQTAILVVSGLVNPVQYIRSIGVDMDFHYFYALMLPQEIGALVANGIKVRPYTVNDEQFIALSLQLGCDSIITDDPVLALQIRQSVEKG; the protein is encoded by the coding sequence TTGACCACAATTTTTGCTCATAGAGGATACTCTAGTGACTACCCAGAAAATACAATGGCAGCATTTAAAGCGGCCGAAACGACAGGCGCAGAGGGGATAGAACTCGATGTACAATTAACAAAAGATGGAGTGCCCGTTATTATTCACGATATTACACTAGAACGAACGACAACGGGAAAAGGAATGGTAAGGGACCATACATATGAAGAATTACACACATTAAGTGCTGGACTATGGTTTGACCCAACATTTGAGGCAGAACGAATCCCTTCACTATCCGAATTTATTGAGTGGTTTCAACAAACCGATTTAATTGTTAACATTGAGTTAAAAGGACCTGCATTTGAAAGAGACCAGTTACTAGAGGCTGTAATGTCTCAAGTGGTGACAGCAGGGATTTTATCAAGGGTAATTTTATCTTCGTTTGACCATCATATCGTTCTTCAGGCGAAACAAAAATATCCTGAGTTACAAACCGCTATTTTAGTTGTTTCCGGATTGGTAAACCCGGTGCAGTATATAAGGTCAATCGGAGTAGACATGGATTTTCACTATTTCTATGCGTTAATGCTTCCACAAGAAATTGGGGCATTAGTTGCGAATGGAATTAAAGTAAGACCTTATACCGTAAATGATGAGCAATTTATTGCTTTATCGTTACAACTAGGCTGTGACAGCATTATTACAGATGATCCAGTGTTAGCATTACAAATTCGTCAATCTGTTGAAAAAGGATAA
- a CDS encoding response regulator, with the protein MELKDIKVLICDDSVLIRKKLKEALTNLGCETIIEAEDGQVAVHRCKEHYPDIVFLDIVMPEKDGITALTEIKEVSPDTKVVMASSAGTQSHLKKAIQLGAYDFIQKPLNNEAIDRVLQKVLSESEESHV; encoded by the coding sequence TTGGAATTAAAGGACATAAAAGTATTGATTTGTGATGATTCTGTATTAATTCGAAAGAAGTTGAAAGAAGCGTTAACTAACTTAGGGTGTGAAACGATTATTGAAGCCGAAGATGGACAAGTTGCTGTACACCGATGTAAAGAGCATTATCCAGATATTGTGTTTTTAGACATCGTAATGCCCGAGAAAGATGGAATTACTGCATTAACAGAAATTAAAGAGGTTTCACCAGATACTAAAGTTGTCATGGCATCATCAGCTGGAACACAATCTCATTTAAAAAAGGCAATTCAATTAGGAGCGTATGATTTTATACAAAAACCACTAAATAATGAGGCAATTGACCGCGTGTTACAAAAGGTATTGTCTGAAAGTGAGGAGTCTCATGTTTAG
- a CDS encoding glycogen/starch/alpha-glucan phosphorylase, translated as MKLGRAFKAATPTEVFQSLGDLLKEQMNKNWISTNETYIKNKEKQVYYFSMEFLLGRLVESNLLNMGALHIVKEGLEELELDPTEVFEQEHDAGLGNGGLGRLAACFLDSLASLQYAGHGYGIRYKYGLFEQKIIDSNQVELPDYWLKEDYVWEARRSDKTVEVRFGGTVEVEETASSLLFHHKDYETVLAVPYDVPIVGYQNKTVNTLRLWSAEAIPNDEHLRPSSSHDYHHYLQYKRSVESISEFLYPDDSHWEGKLLRIKQQYFLVSAGVQSILSMYKEKYESPLSQLPEKISIQINDTHPSLVIPELMRILMDEEGLGWEEAWTITANTVAYTNHTTLSEALEKWPVTMIQQLLPRIFMIINEINERFCQSLWFDFPEKQELISDLAVIAHDQVRMAHLAIVGSYSVNGVAKIHTDILKKKEMSHFYSVFPAKFNNKTNGITHRRWLCNANPSLAALITDAIGKRWITQPKELISLLKYASDSSFQEKIANVKLQNKTKLAQFIKEHTNITVDEHSIFDVQIKRLHGYKRQLLNIFHIIHLYHSLRENPTMDIVPRTFIFGAKAAPSYHFAKQVIKLIVTTANIINNDPLIAGKIKIVFLENYSVTLAEKIIPATDISEQISTASKEASGTGNMKFMMNGALTLGTLDGANIEIKDMVGLDNIFIFGLTADEVLSHYQYGDYSAHGIYQNDERIKLILDQLHDGFFYKDDIEFKDIYYSILSNNDEFFVLKDFDSYVETHQMVEQCYRNQSDWLKKSITNIAHSGKFSSDRTISEYASDIWGIRPIKIK; from the coding sequence ATGAAATTAGGAAGAGCATTTAAAGCGGCAACTCCAACTGAAGTATTTCAATCTCTAGGTGATTTATTAAAAGAGCAAATGAATAAAAATTGGATTTCTACTAATGAAACCTACATTAAAAACAAAGAAAAACAAGTGTATTATTTTTCGATGGAGTTTTTATTAGGACGTTTAGTTGAAAGTAATTTGCTAAACATGGGGGCTCTCCACATTGTAAAAGAAGGCTTAGAAGAATTAGAGCTAGACCCTACCGAAGTGTTTGAACAAGAGCATGATGCAGGCTTAGGAAATGGTGGACTTGGCCGCTTAGCCGCTTGTTTTCTTGATTCACTCGCCTCTCTACAGTATGCTGGTCATGGATACGGAATTCGTTATAAATACGGATTATTTGAGCAAAAGATTATTGATAGTAATCAAGTGGAACTACCAGACTATTGGTTAAAAGAAGATTATGTATGGGAAGCTCGCCGTTCAGATAAGACCGTTGAAGTCCGATTTGGAGGAACAGTTGAAGTCGAAGAAACCGCTTCTTCCCTTCTGTTTCATCATAAAGATTATGAAACGGTTCTTGCTGTACCTTATGACGTGCCAATTGTAGGCTATCAAAATAAAACAGTGAACACGCTCCGGTTATGGAGTGCAGAAGCGATTCCAAACGATGAGCATTTACGGCCGTCTTCGTCACACGACTATCATCACTATTTACAATATAAACGATCTGTCGAATCCATTTCAGAATTTCTTTATCCTGATGATTCTCATTGGGAAGGCAAACTACTAAGAATCAAACAACAATACTTTCTTGTGTCTGCTGGAGTTCAAAGCATTTTATCCATGTATAAGGAAAAATATGAAAGTCCACTTTCACAACTGCCTGAAAAAATCTCCATACAAATTAACGATACACATCCTTCTTTAGTTATCCCAGAACTTATGCGGATTTTAATGGATGAAGAAGGGCTTGGTTGGGAGGAAGCTTGGACAATTACGGCCAATACAGTCGCATATACGAACCATACAACATTAAGTGAGGCTTTAGAGAAATGGCCTGTAACAATGATCCAGCAATTGCTTCCACGTATTTTTATGATTATTAATGAAATCAATGAACGATTCTGTCAATCGCTTTGGTTTGACTTTCCAGAAAAACAGGAGCTAATCTCTGATTTGGCTGTTATTGCTCATGACCAAGTACGCATGGCTCATTTGGCCATCGTAGGAAGTTATAGTGTAAATGGTGTCGCTAAAATTCATACAGATATTCTAAAGAAAAAAGAGATGTCACATTTTTATTCGGTTTTTCCAGCGAAATTTAATAATAAAACAAATGGAATTACTCATCGGCGTTGGCTTTGTAATGCAAACCCTTCCCTTGCTGCATTGATTACAGACGCAATAGGAAAACGCTGGATAACTCAACCAAAAGAATTAATTAGTTTATTAAAGTATGCATCAGATTCTTCTTTTCAAGAGAAAATAGCAAATGTAAAGCTTCAAAACAAAACGAAGCTCGCTCAGTTTATAAAAGAGCATACTAATATTACTGTTGACGAACATTCTATTTTCGATGTTCAAATCAAGCGGCTTCATGGTTATAAACGTCAGCTTTTAAACATTTTTCACATTATCCACCTATACCATTCTTTACGTGAAAATCCGACAATGGATATTGTTCCAAGAACATTTATCTTTGGTGCAAAAGCAGCTCCAAGTTACCATTTCGCCAAGCAAGTGATTAAACTCATTGTTACAACAGCTAATATCATTAACAACGATCCTCTTATAGCTGGAAAAATAAAGATTGTATTTTTAGAAAATTACAGTGTCACTCTTGCTGAAAAAATAATTCCTGCCACAGATATTAGTGAGCAAATTTCTACTGCAAGTAAAGAAGCTTCAGGGACAGGAAATATGAAATTCATGATGAATGGTGCTTTGACACTCGGTACACTTGATGGTGCTAATATTGAAATTAAAGATATGGTTGGACTAGACAATATTTTTATATTTGGATTAACGGCTGATGAAGTGTTATCTCATTATCAATATGGTGATTATTCTGCACATGGCATATATCAAAATGACGAAAGAATCAAACTCATTTTAGACCAGTTACATGATGGTTTCTTCTATAAAGATGACATTGAGTTTAAAGATATTTATTACTCGATTTTATCAAATAATGATGAGTTTTTTGTTTTAAAAGATTTTGATAGCTATGTGGAAACACACCAAATGGTGGAACAATGTTATCGAAACCAATCTGACTGGTTGAAAAAGAGCATTACAAACATTGCTCACTCCGGGAAATTCTCGAGTGATCGAACGATTTCAGAATACGCTTCAGATATATGGGGTATTAGACCTATAAAAATTAAATAA